A genomic window from Salvia splendens isolate huo1 chromosome 11, SspV2, whole genome shotgun sequence includes:
- the LOC121756067 gene encoding secreted RxLR effector protein 161-like, with amino-acid sequence MVYVDDILVATSDKREIENFKKFLAQHFKFEDLGIPKYFLGLEIARNKDGILISQRKYAMNLLRDTCLMGCKPSLVPMDPAKQLGQEVGVVMAESSKYRRLIGRLLYLCITRPDVSFAVHKLSQYVSKPCEEHWIAAEKILKYIKGTPRHGLFYSKDVEPTLSIFSDADWVACPNTDRSLTGYCLFLGTSLISWRAKKQHTISRSSAEAEYKAMAQASCEVVWATTLLGDFGIVRKRDIPLYCRCVIFEFKY; translated from the coding sequence ATggtgtatgttgatgacattttGGTAGCTACAAGTGATAAAAGAGAGATTGAGAACTTTAAGAAGTTCTTAGCTCAACACTTCAAGTTTGAGGACTTAGGCATTCCAAAGTATTTTCTTGGTTTGGAGATTGCTAGAAACAAAGATGGGATCCTTATATCTCAAAGAAAATATGCAATGAATCTGTTGAGAGACACATGTTTAATGGGATGTAAACCCTCATTAGTTCCCATGGATCCTGCTAAACAGCTGGGACAAGAGGTTGGAGTAGTAATGGCAGAGTCCTCAAAGTATAGGAGATTGATTGGTAGACTCCTGTATTTATGCATCACTAGACCAGATGTGTCCTTTGCAGTGCACAAGCTCAGCCAATATGTGTCCAAACCGTGTGAGGAACATTGGATAGCAGCTGAGAAGATTCTCAAATACATCAAAGGGACTCCTAGACATGGCCTCTTCTACTCTAAAGATGTTGAACCTACCTTGAGCATTTTCTCTGATGCAGATTGGGTAGCATGCCCTAACACCGACAGATCGTTGACTGGGTATTGCCTATTTCTGGGGACTTCTTTGATATCTTGGAGAGCCAAGAAACAACACACCATCTCAAGATCATCAGCAGAGGCAGAGTATAAGGCCATGGCTCAAGCCAGTTGTGAGGTGGTATGGGCAACAACGTTGCTTGGAGATTTTGGAATAGTGAGAAAGAGAGATATTCCTTTGTACTGccgatgtgtaattttcgagttcaAATATTAA
- the LOC121756436 gene encoding probable methyltransferase At1g29790: MGFTMGLNLLLLLAMVATNILSLYHLSSTIQSKPPSPPPVPDHLIQQLSTIRATINHLTSLRPPTSKPSSSTPSDLLLYTRFSPIASSCKDNPILLHTYMNYTPFSPCPDDSQLAEDLILRGCHPLPRRRCFSKTPPSLPPPLPSDPFSPLPEKTAILNHYPCRTKTFSCFAGLKPEMGFDVRIEKSRFLTYRTDLDLPIPQLIQLAKSANSVIRLGLDIGGGTGTFAAQMKLRSNATVVTTTMNLGAPYSEAAAVRGLVALHAPLQQRLPVFDGTMDLVRCGHAVNRWIPVTAMEFLFFDVDRVLRGGGYLLLDRFFSKKSDLDKVYAPLIGKLGYKKVKWAVANKGDASGIKNGEVYLTALLQKPLVRSSSK; encoded by the coding sequence ATGGGTTTCACGATGGGCCTaaacctcctcctcctcctcgccatGGTCGCCACCAACATCCTCTCCCTCTACCACCTCTCCTCCACCATCCAATCCAAGCCCCCCTCCCCTCCCCCCGTCCCCGACCACCTCATCCAACAGCTCTCCACCATCCGCGCCACCATCAACCACCTCACCTCCCTCCGCCCCCCCACCAGCAAACCCTCCTCCTCCACCCCCTCCGATCTCCTCCTCTACACCCGCTTCTCCCCCATCGCCTCCTCCTGCAAAGACAACCCAATTCTCCTCCACACCTACATGAACTACACCCCCTTTTCCCCCTGCCCCGACGATTCCCAATTAGCCGAGGATCTCATTCTCCGCGGCTGCCACCCTCTCCCCCGCCGTCGCTGCTTCTCCAAAACCCCTCCTTCACTCCCTCCCCCTCTCCCCTCCGACCCCTTCTCCCCACTCCCCGAGAAAACCGCCATCCTCAATCACTACCCCTGCAGAACTAAAACCTTCTCCTGCTTCGCCGGTCTGAAGCCGGAGATGGGATTCGACGTGAGGATCGAGAAATCGAGGTTCTTAACTTACAGAACCGATCTGGATCTCCCAATCCCGCAGCTGATTCAGCTGGCGAAGTCAGCTAACAGCGTGATTAGGCTAGGGCTCGACATCGGCGGCGGAACGGGGACATTCGCGGCGCAGATGAAGCTGCGGAGCAATGCGACGGTGGTGACGACGACGATGAATCTAGGGGCGCCGTACagcgaggcggcggcggtgagGGGGCTGGTGGCGCTCCACGCGCCGCTGCAGCAGCGGCTGCCGGTGTTCGACGGGACCATGGATCTGGTGCGGTGCGGCCACGCGGTGAACCGGTGGATTCCGGTCACGGCGATGGAGTTCTTGTTTTTTGATGTGGATAGAGTGCTGAGGGGTGGGGGGTACTTGCTGCTGGACCGGTTTTTCAGTAAAAAATCGGATCTTGACAAGGTTTACGCGCCGTTGATCGGGAAATTGGGGTACAAGAAGGTGAAGTGGGCTGTGGCTAACAAGGGTGATGCTAGTGGGATCAAGAATGGAGAGGTTTATTTGACTGCTCTCTTGCAGAAGCCATTGGTTAGATCAAGCTCCAAATGA
- the LOC121753533 gene encoding coatomer subunit zeta-1-like, which translates to MNLCPAVKNILLLDSEGNRVASKFFTDDWPTNKAKEAFEKAVFTKTQKTNARTEAEITMFEDNIIVYKFVQDLHFFVTGGEDENEMILATVLQGFFDAVAILLRDNVDKREALENLDLILLCIDEIVDGGIILETDASSIASKVSTNSIDSAAPLSEQTLSQALTTAREHLVRSLLQ; encoded by the exons ATG AATTTGTGCCCTGCTGTGAAGAACATTCTCCTTCTTGATTCAGAAGGGAACCGTGTCGCAAGCAAGTTCTTTACAGATGACTGGCCTACTAATAAAGCCAAAGAAGCTTTTGAGAAGGCTGTATTCaccaagactcagaagacaaaTGCCCGAACTGAAG CTGAGATAACTATGTTCGAGGACAACATCATTGTGTACAAGTTTGTACAAGACCTGCACTTTTTTGTTACTGGGGGTGAAGATGAAAACGAAATGATCTTAGCCACTGTGCTTCAGGGATTCTTTGATGCTGTTGCTATTCTACTTAG GGACAATGTTGACAAGAGGGAGGCGCTTGAAAATCTGGACCTCATTCTGTTATGCATTGATGAAATCGTTGATGGCGG CATTATTCTGGAAACTGATGCAAGCAGCATTGCAAGTAAAGTTTCAACCAACAGTATTGATTCTGCGGCACCACTATCTGAGCAG ACTCTAAGTCAAGCATTGACAACTGCACGCGAGCATCTTGTGAGATCCCTTTTGCAGTGA
- the LOC121755762 gene encoding two-pore potassium channel 3-like translates to MDEPFISYANTGRSLPPLLPLPENNEICIPPPPITPSPQEIKDFLIFGSPSSSSSPFKDSIFRDICIPPPPISPSPREIKDILIFGSPSSSSPSLKDSIFSESLNLDNNQKQSIHDPQIPQSWLINPNYPPSTSNLHRSKTAPAMAAINGIDHCSNPKPPPQFATPSIVKQGVIFLIIYLSFGVIIYSFNLDSFTAVRTHPVVDALYFCIVTMCTIGYGDITPDSTATKLFSVTFVLVGFGFIDILLSGMVSYMLDLQENHLLRTIKSRGAHDPPSYIIDAKKGRMRIRMKVALALGVVVLCIGVGVGVMHFVERLDLLDSFYLSVMSVTTVGYGDRAFKSLPGRVFASVWLLVSTLAVARAFLYLTELRVERRHRRMAQWVLGQDMTVAQFLAADIDNNGFVSKSEFVVYKLKEMGKVTEKDILQICKQFEHLDEGNCGKITLADLMESHH, encoded by the exons ATGGATGAGCCGTTCATCTCTTACGCAAACACCGGCAGGTCTCTCCCGCCGCTCCTCCCTCTGCCTGAAAACAACGAAATCTGCATACCTCCGCCGCCCATCACCCCATCCCCCCAAGAAATCAAAGACTTCCTCATCTTCGGCTCtccctcctcttcctcatcaccTTTCAAAGACTCGATTTTTCGCGATATCTGCATTCCGCCGCCGCCAATCTCCCCTTCACCCAGAGAAATCAAAGATATCCTCATTTTCGGCTCTCCCTCCTCATCCTCACCATCTCTCAAAGACTCAATTTTTAGCGAAAGCTTGAATCTTGACAACAATCAGAAGCAATCCATCCATGACCCACAAATCCCACAATCATGGCTAATCAACCCCAATTATCCACCCTCAACGAGCAACCTTCACCGCTCCAAAACCGCACCGGCTATGGCGGCAATCAATGGAATTGACCATTGCTCGAATCCGAAGCCGCCGCCGCAGTTTGCCACGCCCTCCATTGTGAAGCAGGGTGtgattttcttgatcatttACTTGAGCTTTGGTGTGATTATATACTCTTTCAATTTGGATTCTTTCACTGCCGTTAGAACTCACCCTGTTGTAGATGCTTTGTATTTCTGCATTGTGACTATGTGTACAATTGGCTATGGTGATATAACTCCTGATAGCACTGCTACCAAGCTGTTTTCCGTCACTTTCGTGCTTGTGGGATTCGGTTTCATCGATATTTTGTTAAGTGGGATGGTTAGTTACATGCTTGATTTGCAAGAGAATCATCTCTTGAGGACTATCAAGAGCCGGGGTGCTCACGATCCTCCCTCGTATATCATCGATGCGAAGAAGGGGAGGATGAGGATACGGATGAAAGTGGCGTTGGCGTTAGGCGTTGTGGTTCTTTGCATTGGAGTTGGGGTTGGTGTGATGCATTTTGTGGAGAGGCTTGATTTGTTGGATTCGTTCTATCTGTCTGTCATGTCTGTGACCACTGTTGGATATGGGGATAGGGCGTTCAAGTCTTTGCCCGGGAGGGTTTTTGCCTCCGTTTGGTTGCTCGTGTCGACTCTTGCTGTTGCTAGAGCCTTCCTCTACTTGACTGAGCTGAGGGTTGAGAGGCGGCACAGGAGGATGGCTCAGTGGGTGCTCGGGCAGGATATGACTGTTGCGCAGTTTCTTGCTGCAGATATCGATAACAATGGCTTTGTGTC TAAATCCGAATTCGTAGTATACAAGCTCAAGGAGATGGGCAAGGTAACAGAGAAGGACATTTTGCAGATATGCAAACAGTTTGAACACCTCGATGAAGGAAACTGCGGGAAGATAACTCTCGCAGATCTTATGGAAAGTCACCATTGA
- the LOC121755558 gene encoding uncharacterized protein LOC121755558 — protein sequence MAQDVEAQQDKPSNACCAKLQKKHSKLLERCAKLEQIKNKFRDCTLAMQQRCDVVERDRESLRRDNESLREASEKLKVQVNLWNSEKDIEAGRCADLEVQLLKRNSGSASHRGDEQLRERIAQAEEEIKLLKGKAASEKKRTELEKKKADEALKKLESVERKKAEEYKLLWEKLEKENDDMKPMLALEKSKSEDAHKKLEAEKQKTIGQSKRAKLAVDKSKEQINLAETNLKKAMYEKARADDLSRKLEEAMNTADKSSPSRNAVPATDIRTEMLKNDTHFHKWMEKMLLEKEHDIVREKKRADSAKKKAKKQIKVAEECRKMSMEQKDRADQLSGQLEMYKLRLEGLQKEMQVFVSSRIYAGTSPMINNDAIHEIDTVELLKKQLKLEKMLAKHAKEVAKIEALRNTMLQQELCHIKQESVQFQQHLNILLDKSFLHGPEGIDQLKKIGSETTKREVLGSDGSRRRVMSGIDSRMDPPYRGSNQKMLQSSAIYSSSASFSDRPLVGSQERDTFSIMTSANLGEDISNFKPKIPNKMQNDQNVAKADNRTSSPIKDSSSKRRLGLRQKKRNLGAVESIENLNAKGEKLHQHVSEKLAILHDTLNGQVDDSQEDSLKGTTCTGLFRPLKKRKSSSEGTVIANHFQNSGESKGTVSFDINNSDPCVPASSPGSDAVRSDLGDEDGTHNILEHNMSTSPDFDQMVTGDHMKLLDMDNAADEDSYHRAIARPLSPTLAEVEVVSSEMLACRSSQLGLSTVSRYPVIEMEKNLTNVAPNGSDPLLLQMEHNSDTFSEDMTPPAASDTQEIHVTSGKVGTGHISGSGNEGTIETYEKGSASCCGETLKCFIVFSDNKDNLSILRILQTISSFMPQCSFDHSVETFVQNVIHTISKPKDLSTREKACVFLSLILREISELRLKNLKNGLGDNFVRALASVTMLFNSALSDPSLKRMAMESCGLFELLAIIEDFLQQSKVFVYGGVSAESDAHVTSKLDLILNGNPIMLLEVAASAHLLIAGGSLLASLCLAVDDIGYVCEISYNIIRTQKLDRPVMLAILHAFALICGSKYFTLQHYSVAMTVVKSVVMFLEEQTLSAGSTSSSLSDSRNPSSMLLCTHCPFSEGAVSVENAAAMLLENLQKQCHCGLWPQDSLALVSLLVPTLPIHEEGDGAVSGLGEAASSSLACDETLCNFLDIFSLVEVLASVMSWNWTSDNIVGPICQTLKLNLTEGFSATIITLLGQLGRLGVGAGGYDDPGVQKLRDYFSKFPQEITFKRLSILVQIALITCLLCVSPIKFEEITEDKTETPAAMSSPYSFVREWFFSLNHDLQSSLRSHFAASQGN from the exons ATGGCGCAGGACGTTGAGGCGCAGCAAGACAAGCCGTCCAATGCCTGCTGCGCCAAg TTGCAAAAGAAGCACTCGAAGCTCTTGGAGAGGTGCGCGAAGCTTGAACAGATCAAAAACAAGTTTCGCGACTGCACCTTAGCGATGCAGCAGAGATGCGATGTGGtcgagagagatagagagagtcTGAGGAGAGATAATGAGAGTCTGAGGGAAG CATCGGAAAAACTCAAAGTGCAGGTTAATTTATGGAACAGTGAGAAAGATATAGAGGCTGGTCGGTGTGCTGATCTTGAGGTTCAGTTGCTGAAGCGAAACAGTGGTTCTGCTTCTCACAGAGGAGATGAGCAGCTTCGAGAACGCATTGCTCAAGCCGAGGAAGAAATTAAGCTATTGAAGGGGAAGGCAGCTTCTGAAAAGAAGCGCACTGAGTTGGAGAAGAAGAAAGCTGATGAGGCGTTGAAGAAGTTAGAGagtgtagagagaaaaaaggctGAGGAGTATAAACTTCTGTGGGAGaagttagaaaaagaaaatgatgatATGAAGCCAATGTTGGCTTTGGAGAAATCTAAATCGGAAGATGCTCACAAGAAGTTGGAAGCAGAGAAACAGAAAACCATTGGACAAAGTAAAAGGGCAAAGTTGGCGGTGGACAAATCTAAAGAGCAGATTAATCTAGCTGAAACAAATTTGAAGAAGGCCATGTATGAGAAAGCTCGAGCAGATGATTTGAGCCGGAAGTTGGAAGAGGCCATGAATACGGCTGATAAATCTAGTCCCAGCAGGAATGCAGTACCAGCCACTGATATACGCACTGAAATGCTAAAGAATGACACCCACTTCCATAAGTGGATGGAAAAGATGCTTTTGGAGAAAGAACATGATATCGTTAGGGAGAAAAAGCGTGCAGATTCAGCAAAAAAGAAAGCAAAGAAACAGATAAAAGTTGCAGAAGAATGCAGAAAGATGTCCATGGAACAAAAAGATCGGGCCGATCAACTATCTGGGCAGTTAGAGATGTACAAGCTCAGGTTAGAAGGGTTGCAGAAGGAAATGCAGGTGTTTGTTTCATCGAGAATTTATGCTGGCACTTCTCCCATGATAAACAATGATGCCATTCATGAAATTGATACAGTTGAACTTCTGAAGAAACAATTGAAGCTAGAAAAGATGCTTGCAAAACATGCCAAGGAAGTGGCGAAGATAGAAGCTTTACGTAACACAATGCTACAACAAGAATTATGTCACATAAAGCAGGAGAGTGTTCAGTTCCAACAGCACTTGAATATACTACTAGATAAGAGTTTCTTGCATGGCCCTGAAGGTATAGATCAGTTGAAAAAG ATTGGCAGTGAAACCACCAAAAGAGAAGTATTAGGCTCTGATGGGAGTCGCAGGCGAGTCATGTCAGGTATAGATTCTAGGATGGATCCTCCTTATCGAGGTTCCAACCAAAAAATGTTACAGAGTTCTGCCATATATTCCAGTTCAGCATCTTTTTCTGATCGGCCCTTGGTGGGATCACAGGAAAGAGACACATTCTCTATTATGACATCAGCTAACCTGGGGGAGGATATATCAAACTTCAAACCAAAGATACCTAATAAGATGCAAAACGATCAAAATGTAGCTAAAGCTGATAACAGAACTAGTAGTCCAATTAAAGACAGTTCTAGTAAAAGAAGACTTGGCTTGCGTCAGAAGAAGAGGAATCTTGGTGCAGTAGAGTCTATAGAAAATTTGAATGCTAAGGGTGAGAAATTGCATCAACATGTGTCTGAAAAATTAGCCATACTGCATGATACTCTCAATGGCCAAGTGGATGATTCACAGGAAGACAGTCTGAAAGGAACTACTTGCACAGGGCTTTTTAGACCTCTCAAGAAGAGAAAATCCTCTTCAGAGGGAACTGTAATTGCTAATCATTTTCAGAATTCTGGGGAGTCAAAAGGCACCGTCAGTTTTGATATCAATAACTCAGATCCCTGTGTGCCTGCTTCATCAccagggtctgatgcagtcAGATCTGATTTGGGTGATGAGGATGGAACACATAATATTTTAGAACACAACATGTCCACTTCTCCAGATTTTGACCAGATGGTCACTGGTGACCATATGAAGTTGCTGGACATGGACAATGCTGCTGATGAAGACTCCTATCATAGAGCTATTGCCAGACCCCTATCTCCTACTCTGGCTGAGGTTGAAGTAGTTAGCTCTGAGATGCTGGCATGTAGGAGTTCCCAACTGGGGCTGTCAACTGTGAGTAGATATCCAGTTATTGAAATGGAGAAGAATCTCACTAATGTTGCACCCAATGGCTCTGATCCATTGCTGTTACAAATGGAGCATAATTCTGATACCTTCTCAGAGGATATGACTCCACCGGCTGCAAGTGATACTCAAGAAATCCATGTAACAAGTGGGAAGGTGGGAACAGGCCATATTTCTGGTTCTGGAAATGAGGGAACAATTGAAACATATGAAAAGGGAAGTGCATCTTGTTGTGGTGAAACTCTGAAGTGTTTTATTGTATTCTCAGACAACAAAGACAACTTAAGCATTTTGCGGATCCTTCAGACAATTTCCAGTTTCATGCCACAATGTTCTTTTGATCATTCAGTGGAGACATTCGTTCAAAATGTTATACACACCATTTCTAAACCTAAAGACCTCTCAACTAG GGAAAAGGCATGTGTATTCTTGTCACTGATACTGCGTGAAATTTCTGAACTAAGACTCAAAAACTTGAAAAATGGTTTAGGTGATAATTTTGTCCGGGCACTTGCTTCAGTGACCATGCTCTTCAACTCAG CACTATCTGATCCATCTTTGAAAAGGATGGCTATGGAGTCTTGTGGTTTGTTTGAACTGCTTGCTATCATTGAAGATTTCCTTCAACAGAGTAAAGTTTTTGTCTATGGTGGTGTATCTGCTGAGTCAGATGCCCATGTTACTTCCAAATTGGACTTAATTTTAAATGGCAATCCCATAATGCTGCTGGAAGTGGCTGCTTCAGCTCATCTGTTGATTGCAGGGGGTAGTCTATTAGCATCATTGTGCCTCGCTGTTGATGATATTGGTTATGTTTGTGAGATATCATACAACATTATTAGAACCCAGAAGCTTGACCGTCCAGTAATGTTGGCTATTCTTCACGCTTTTGCCCTCATATGTGGCTCCAAGTACTTTACCCTTCAGCATTACTCTGTAGCTATGACTGTAGTAAAAtcagtggttatgtttcttgagGAGCAAACTTTGTCAGCCGGTTCTACATCCTCTTCCCTGTCAGATTCTAGAAACCCATCTAGCATGTTGTTGTGCACACACTGTCCATTCTCAGAAGGTGCAGTTTCTGTGGAAAATGCTGCAGCGATGCTGTTAGAGAACCTCCAAAAGCAGTGTCATTGTGGGTTATGGCCACAAGATTCACTTGCCTTAGTCAGTTTGCTGGTTCCCACACTTCCGATCCATGAGGAGGGAGACGGGGCAGTTTCAGGCTTGGGAGAGGCTGCCTCATCGAGTTTGGCATGTGATGAGACTTTATGCAACTTCCTTGATATTTTTTCTTTGGTTGAGGTTCTAGCTTCAGTCATG AGCTGGAATTGGACATCTGATAACATAGTAGGGCCGATTTGTCAAACTTTGAAGTTAAATTTAACAGAAGGATTCTCTGCTACTATCATCACACTTCTCGGTCAACTTGGGAG GCTTGGAGTTGGTGCTGGCGGCTACGACGATCCTGGTGTTCAGAAATTAAGAGACTACTTCTCAAAGTTTCCTCAGGAAATCACATTCAAGAGATTGAGTATTCTTGTTCAGATTGCCCTCATAACTTGTTTGCTTTGTGTCAGTCCAATCAAATTTGAAGAGATCACTGAAGATAAAACCGAAACTCCAGCAGCCATGAGTAGTCCCTATAGTTTtgtaagggaatggtttttttCCTTGAATCACGATCTACAGTCGTCCTTGAGGTCTCATTTTGCTGCAAGCCAGGGCAACTAG